In Clupea harengus chromosome 25, Ch_v2.0.2, whole genome shotgun sequence, one genomic interval encodes:
- the elocb gene encoding elongin C paralog b, which yields MDGEEKTYGGCEGPDATYVKLISSDGHEFIVKREHALTSGTIKAMLSGPGQFAENETNEIHFREIPSHVLSKVYMYFTYKVRYTNSSTEIPEFPIAPEIALELLMAANFLDC from the exons ATGG ATGGTGAAGAGAAGACATACGGCGGCTGTGAGGGGCCAGATGCTACGTATGTGAAGTTGATTTCCTCAGATGGCCACGAGTTCATTGTGAAGAGAGAACACGCGCTGACGTCAGGCACAATCAAGGCAATGTTGAGTGGTCCCG GTCAGTTTGCAGAAAATGAAACAAACGAAATCCACTTCAGAGAGATTCCATCACACGTGCTGTCCAAGGTCTACATGTATTTTACATACAAAGTGCGTTACACCAACAGCTCCACAGAAATCCCAGAATTCCCTATTGCCCCGGAGATTGCCTTGGAACTTCTAATGGCAGCAAACTTCTTAGATTGTTAG
- the rdh10b gene encoding retinol dehydrogenase 10-B, which yields MNIAVEFAVVMFKVVWSFVLAGTKWIVRTREKSVVGQVCLITGAGSGLGRLFAKEFARRGASLVLWDINRQGNEETADMVRDIYREITSKREIIGGIQDVPFQPQVYTFVCDVSKRENVYCTAEKVRAEVGNIDFLINNAGVVSGHHLLECPDELIERTMKVNCHAHFWTTKAFLPKMLEQNHGHIVTIASSLGLFTTAGVEDYCASKFGAIGFHESLSHELRASEKDGIKMTLVCPFLVDTGMFKGCKIRKEMAPFFPPLKPEDCVTQAMRAILTDQQMVCTPRAMYAVTFMKTILPFDAIVCMYRFIGADKCMYPFLDHCKESMNNNETKIGS from the exons ATGAACATTGCGGTTGAATTTGCTGTGGTTATGTTTAAAGTAGTTTGGTCATTTGTGTTGGCTGGTACTAAGTGGATTGTCCGAACGAGAGAAAAGAGTGTCGTAGGACAGGTATGTCTGATAACTGGAGCTGGAAGCGGTCTCGGACGACTCTTTGCTAAGGAGTTTGCTCGGCGAGGTGCATCGCTTGTGTTGTGGGACATCAACCGACAAGGCAATGAAGAGACTGCCGATATGGTTCGTGATATCTACCGCGAGATAACATCCAAAAGAG AAATAATTGGAGGAATCCAAGACGTCCCTTTCCAGCCTCAAGTCTATACCTTTGTGTGTGACGTCAGTAAACGCGAGAACGTATACTGCACGGCTGAGAAGGTCCGAGCAGAGGTTGGCAACATCGACTTCTTGATCAACAACGCAGGGGTGGTGTCTGGGCACCACCTCCTGGAGTGTCCGGACGAACTCATCGAGAGAACAATGAAGGTCAACTGCCATGCACATTTTTGG ACCACCAAGGCCTTTCTCCCCAAGATGCTGGAGCAGAATCATGGGCATATTGTGACCATAGCTAGCAGCTTGGGACTGTTCACTACAGCTGGAGTGGAG GACTATTGTGCTAGCAAATTTGGTGCGATAGGATTCCATGAGTCCCTGAGTCATGAACTGAGAGCCTCTGAGAAAGATGGAATCAAGATGACTCTTGTCTGTCCATTTCTTGTGGACACTGGCATGTTTAAAGGCTGCAAGATAAG GAAAGAGATGgctcctttcttcccccctctgaAGCCAGAGGATTGTGTGACTCAGGCCATGAGGGCCATCCTGACAGATCAACAAATGGTCTGCACGCCACGAGCCATGTATGCGGTCACCTTCATGAAAAC GATTCTTCCATTTGACGCCATTGTTTGCATGTACCGGTTTATCGGAGCAGACAAGTGCATGTACCCATTCCTGGATCATTGTAAAGAATCGATGAACAACAACGAAACCAAGATTGGGAGCTAA
- the rpl7 gene encoding 60S ribosomal protein L7, whose product MAGETEKKAPSVPESLLKRRKRYGIVRAMRLKTKLAEKKARKVTRKLIFKRAECYHKEYKEMYRREVRLARTARKVGNFYVPAEPKLAFVIRIRGINGVSPKVRKVLQLLRLRQIFNGVFVKLNKASINMLRIAEPYIAWGYPNLKSVRELIYKRGFGKIKKQRIPLTDNALVEKTLGDYGIICVEDLIHEIYTVGKNFKSANNFLWPFKLSSPRGGMNKKTTHFVEGGDAGNREDQVNRLIRRMN is encoded by the exons ATGGCGGGTGAAAC CGAGAAGAAGGCTCCTTCAGTCCCCGAAAGCCTTCTCAAGAGGCGGAAGCGCTATGGCATCGTCAGGGCCATGCGTCTTAAAACCAAGTTGGCTGAGAAGAAG GCCCGCAAGGTAACCAGAAAGCTCATCTTCAAGAGGGCAGAATGTTACCACAAGGAATACAAGGAGATGTACAGGCGCGAGGTCCGCTTGGCAAGGACTGCCCGCAAAGTGGGGAACTTCTACGTCCCAGCTGAGCCCAAATTGGCCTTTGTCATCAGGATCAGAGG TATCAACGGTGTCAGCCCCAAGGTGCGCAAAGTACTGCAGCTCCTGCGTCTTCGCCAGATCTTCAATGGTGTATTTGTGAAGCTGAACAAGGCCTCCATCAACATGCTCAGAATCGCAGAGCCCTACATTGCATGGGG GTACCCAAATCTGAAATCAGTCCGTGAGCTGATCTACAAACGTGGATTTGGCAAGATCAAGAAGCAGCGCATTCCTCTGACGGACAACGCCTTAGTCGAAAAAACTCTTG GGGACTACGGTATCATCTGCGTTGAAGATCTGATTCACGAGATCTACACTGTCGGCAAGAACTTCAAGTCCGCCAACAACTTCCTGTGGCCCTTCAAACTGTCATCCCCTCGTGGTGGCATGAACAAGAAGACCACCCACTTTGTAGAAGGCGGCGACGCCGGCAACCGGGAGGACCAGGTCAACAGACTGATCAGGAGGATGAACTAA